The sequence TTCGGCTTGCGAGTCTTGGTGGCCACGGCTGGGACCCGGGTAGAGGTGGTTTCGTGCTGGGGCGACCTGTCTGGGCTCGTCGCGGCGGCTCGCCGAGCATCGAGGAGGTCGGGACCGGCACTGAACGAGCCTAGCCACTGTCGAGCCCATCGGCACCTCCTGCTTGGACGGAGAAGCCACCAGCGCGGACGCAGCACGTGGGCGACCCTGAAGCGAGTTGGGAAAACGCTGCAGGAGCGTGGGGCAAGGCCCGTCCGTACATATGTACCTCGCAAGGCCCGCGGGGCCGAGGAGGTCCGCATGGACGAGAAGGTTCGTTACGACGGCGCGGCGGTGATGACGGGGCTCAAGCGGCCCACCCTCTATGCCATGGTCAGCCGGAAGCAGATTCCGCACATCCGGCTCGGCCCGCGGCTCGTCGTCTTCTCCAGGGACGAGTTGGAGAAGTGGATGGCCGCGCGGCGGGTGGACGTCGACTGACAGCGCTCCTTCCCGAGCCCCACGAGCAGCATCCCCACTGACATTGCAGATGTCGCTGCGGAGCCGATCCGCTCAGCGGCGAGGAAGTACCCCGGGACGCGGCAAGGCGCCTCGGGTCGATGCACAGGACGTCCCACTCCAAATCCAAAAGGAAGCAACCCCACCATGAACGATGAAACGCTCATCCCCACTCAATCCGCCGCCACCAGCGACAACCCCGACTTCAGCGATGACGCCGACATGGCCCCGTCGTCGTTCTGGGATGACGACAGCTCGGTGGTGGCGCCGCAGCGCGTCTCCCGCCTGTGGCTGCGCCCGGGTGAGCCCGCCATCCTGCGCTACGTGACGCGTGAGCTCGTCAAGGCCCACGTCCACTTCGGCATCCAGGGGGCGGACGGCAAGAAGCTGACGGTCCGGTGCAACAAGGGGCCGGGCCAGGACTGCGCGCTGTGCCTCGGCGGCTTCCGTCCCACGGAGGTCTACCTGCTGCTCGTCTTCAACGTCGGCGAGGGAGATCTCACCGCCCTCACGCTCTACAAGGACGGGGGCGCGGGCAGCCTGCGCACGCAGCTCACCCCGATCATCAAGCGCCCGGACTACCTCAATGTCATCATCCAGGTGACCAAGGTTGCCCAGCGCCACGAGGTGCGGCTCCTCGAGGTGGTGGACCCGAGCAAGCCGCGCTCGGACGGCGTGGACTACGGCGACGCGGTGCTGCGCGACATCTACGCCCGTGGGCTGCCCACCGCCGAGGACGTGCTCGCCACGCTCGAGGTCCGGGACAACCAGCTGCTGCTCGAGGACGTCGTGGGCCTCAAGCGCAAGGTGCAGCTGCTCAACCCGGGCGTCGAGCTCGCGATCCTGTAGCCAAGGCGTGATGCGCACCGCGAAGAACAACATCCGCTGGGTCCGCAGCGATGCGGGCTTGGCGGGCTTCCGGAAGGATGCGCTCGACGAGGGGCGCGCCCTGAAGGCGCTCTCCAACCATCAGTTCGTCCTGCTCAACGTGGACCCCGGGGTCGGAAAGAGCCACCTCATCGACCGGCTCGTGGCGCGCCTGCGTCGGGGTGACGAGTACGACCTCGTCGTCTATCTCACCCCTCAGAAGGGGACCCTGGCCGAGCGACCCTTCGTGCGCGAGTACCAGGCGCTGACGGAGGAGGAGCGCGCGGTCAGCGACATAGTGGTGCTTGAGGGCCGGCCCCGGGAGCGCTGTGGAAGCCGGGATGCAGAGTGGCGCAAGCTGGAGCAGGTGGGGTGCGCTTCGCTGGGGCGCACGTTGCTGTGCGCGGCGTGTCCGGAGCGCTCGCGTTGCTCGTGGGTGGAGCAGCTCTCCAAGAAGGCGCTGGAGGGCAAGCGCGTGGTGGCCGGCACCCAGGCCTACCTCATCCAGGCGCCCCGGTTCATCCGGATGCTCAAGCGCCTGACGGGGGCCCGGCGGGTGCTCGTCATCCTCGACGAGTCCACCTTCCTCGACAGCCCGCTGCGGGGCTACCTGAAGGACGCCGACCTCCAGCGCAACCTGCTCGCGGTGGCCGAGGTGCAGGCGGGCGCGGGCGGGAAACGGAAGGCGCTGGCGGCTTGGTCGGCGGCCCTCACGCAGATGCTCGAAGCGGGTGACGGCGCGGACAGCATGCAGCGGCTCCCCCGGTTGAACCGGAAGCTCGCCGCCGCCATTCAGGAGGCAGGCCTGCGACGGTGGCCGGGGGCCTTCAAGTACCTGGGCTTTGAGATCGAGGCGCTCAACCACGCCTCCTGGTGGCGCACCAATGACGGCGTTGGCTACATCCGCCGGCCGGAGCTGCGGGGCGCCGACGTCTTCACCACGGCGGCGGGGATCCCCTTGGAGCTCGCATGTCAGCGGCTCGGCGAGCCCAACCTCCAGGAACTCTGCCCGGCCGTGCGCTTCCTGCACGAGGGGACCCAGCTCTACAACCTCAAGAGCCATCTCGGGGCGGCCACCTACTATCCGAAGAACGCCAGCCAGATCCTCTTCGCCAGCGCCCAGCTCATCGGCAAGTTCGCGGGGGAGGGCAAGCGGGTGCTCGCGGTGGTGAAGAAGCGCTTCGCCAAGAAGACCGCCACCGTGCTGGAGGGCTACTTGCGGGAGGTGACGGGCGCTCCTTTCCGGGTGGTCGTCAACCCCGGGCAAGCGGACATCCAGGATGGTCACGTGGTGCCCCTCATCACCTACGGGGCGGTGGGCAGCAACGCGTTCGAGCACTTCGACGTCGCCCTCGCGCTCTCCTCCTACAACGCGCGACCGGACTTGGTGGAGGCGCGGCTCAACGACGTCCACCATCCCCAGGAAGAGGTGCGCCTGGGCGTCACGTCCCACGCGGGCCAGCGGGTGGTGCGGGCCAAGGGGTACTTCGCGCGCCAGCAGGGCTTCGACGTCCTGGCCCAGAAGTACCAGGTACACCTGGAGGCGGGCTGGGCGGCGCAGGCGTTGGGGCGGGTGCGCTTCGCCACCCGGCCGCGCACCGTCGTCTTCTTCCAACCCGGGGGCGTGCCGTACGAGGACGTGAAGGAGTTCGGCAGCCTCAAGGCGCTACGCGAGCACTTCGGTCTTCTCACCCGGAGGGAGTGGGAGGCGAGGCGGGTGGCCGCGAAGGCCACGGCGTTGGGTGAGGCGGGCAAGAGCCGCGCCGAGGTGGCGGCGGCGCTCGGGGTGAGCGAGCGCACGGTGTCCCGCCGGTGGGCGCGCCTCCGGCAGGGGTGACACGAGTCCTATCAATAGATCTCTAGAAAGGGTTCGTGTCACCCCCGGGGGGACCGGCCCATGGTGGAGAAGTCGCGGTCATGTTCGACAAGGAGTTGAAGGAGCGGCTGGAGAAGATGGGCAAGCCAGAGCCGGTGGAGGCCAGGGCGCGTCCCCGTCTGTCCATTCCGGCCCTCTCCGGCGCGGTCCAGTCGGTCGTATCCGAAGCGGACGCGGAGACGATGGCCGCGCGGTTGATGCGGCTCCCGGTCTCGTTCCTGGCGCTCGAGGTC is a genomic window of Myxococcus virescens containing:
- a CDS encoding helix-turn-helix transcriptional regulator, which gives rise to MDEKVRYDGAAVMTGLKRPTLYAMVSRKQIPHIRLGPRLVVFSRDELEKWMAARRVDVD